AAAGCAGCGCTACAGGCGTAAGCCAATCAAGCTAAACCGAAACAGCTTTGCATTGGATTTGCCTACAAGGGAGTTCGACTTGATTACTCGACTGTAGTCGCCGTGGTCATTCTTGCCAGTAGCGCTATAAACGTATCGCGCTCTTCATCTGCCAGCGGTACAATCAACTCTTCAGCTACCGTGCGGTAGTTCTTCGCCTGCACCTCAAACAGATCTTGTCCGGCTTTGCTCAACTCTACAAGCCAAACGCGGCGGTCTTGTTTGCTCCGTACGCGCACAACCTTCCCTTTTTCTTCCAGCCTGTCGATGAGCGATGTGATTGCGCTCTGCCCCACCCCGAGGTACTCCGCGATTTCGCCCATCCGGCAGGCACCGTTCATACCCAACACATCGACGGTCAGGAGTTCCTGTTTGCTGTAATCCGCCGGCATCCCCGGCTGGTTACTAACTACCTTTGCATACAGGTAGCCGAGTTGGCGCAGCGCCTTGGCCAGCGCTTCTATTTGTTCGGTATTAGACATCGATCGAACGGATTGTACTGATTGCCCACGTTACCGGAAAGATAACAAATAGTTTCCAAAATAAATATTTCATTTTTTGAAACATTTATTTTTCTGAACATGTATATCTCGAACCAAACGGGGCAACCACCCTGACTCACAGAAACAAAGCATAGCAACATACAACACCCATGAAGCAAACCATTCTTATAACAGGCTCCTCTTCAGGTATTGGTAAAGCAACAGCACAACTGTTTGCAGACAAAGGTTGGAACGTAGCAGCAACCATGCGCACGCCGGCTAAAGGAGCTGACCTTGCAGCACATGAAAACATTGAAGTCATCCAACTCGATGTAACAGACAAAGCCAGCATCGACAATGCCGTCGCTACAACGCTGGAGAAATTCGGTCGCATTGATGTTGTACTGAACAACGCCGGCTACGGCACCTTCGGCCCGCTTGAATATGCAACAGACAAGCAGGCCAGAACGCTGATGGACACACACCTGTTTGGTGTAATCGACATCACCAAAGCCGTGTTGCCAACCATGCGCACGCAGAAAAGTGGCATCATCTTCAACGTATCCTCCATCGGCGGCACGCTTACCCTGCCGTTTGTAAGCCTCTATCACGCAGCCAAATGGGCCATGGAAGGCCTCTCGGAGTCGCTGAGCTTTGAGCTTGCCCCATTGGGTATCAAAGTCAAAATTCTCGAGCCCGGCGCAATAGGTACGGGCTTCCTCGAAGCGATGGAACAACACGTGGGCGAAGGCGAGAATGCATATACGCCGGCAGTGCAACGTATGATGGCAAACTTCGAGGGGCTAACCGAGCACAGCTCAACGTCGGAATCAGTCGCGGAAGTGGTATATGACGCCGTGCACGATGATTCAGATACCATTCGCTACCTCGCCGGTCCGGATGCTGTGGAAATGTACAAACAGCGCCGCGAAGTTGGTGATGAAGCCTTTATTAAAGGCCTCGCGCAGCAGATGCTTGGTGAAGTTGCCGCAAGCTAGCAGCATTTGACGTCTAAAACCTAAAACGGGAAGGTAGCCTCACTGCCTTCCCGTTTTGCTTTTGGGCCAATACTGCTTCAACTTGCTATGGTTGGAGATCGTAGCTTCGTTACCTACCTTCCTCCATGGCTGATAAAAAAATAGGTTTTTGGCCGAGCACAGCGCTTGTTGTCGGGAATATGATTGGCTCAGGAATTTTCCTGTTGCCCGCTTCCCTCGCGCTATACGGAGGCATTTCGTTG
This sequence is a window from Bacteroidota bacterium. Protein-coding genes within it:
- a CDS encoding MarR family transcriptional regulator: MSNTEQIEALAKALRQLGYLYAKVVSNQPGMPADYSKQELLTVDVLGMNGACRMGEIAEYLGVGQSAITSLIDRLEEKGKVVRVRSKQDRRVWLVELSKAGQDLFEVQAKNYRTVAEELIVPLADEERDTFIALLARMTTATTVE
- a CDS encoding SDR family oxidoreductase, with the protein product MKQTILITGSSSGIGKATAQLFADKGWNVAATMRTPAKGADLAAHENIEVIQLDVTDKASIDNAVATTLEKFGRIDVVLNNAGYGTFGPLEYATDKQARTLMDTHLFGVIDITKAVLPTMRTQKSGIIFNVSSIGGTLTLPFVSLYHAAKWAMEGLSESLSFELAPLGIKVKILEPGAIGTGFLEAMEQHVGEGENAYTPAVQRMMANFEGLTEHSSTSESVAEVVYDAVHDDSDTIRYLAGPDAVEMYKQRREVGDEAFIKGLAQQMLGEVAAS